AACGCCCTTATAAAGATCACGCGGCCTGCCAGTTTCGTCATCAGGCGGGAAAAAATGCCCACGCACCCGGTTTTTACATTCATCTTGCTGACGATGGTGTTCATTACGGCGGCGGTATCTGGATGCCACCCTCTCCAAAACTGGCGCTCATCCGGCAGGCAATCGATGAAAATCAGGATAAATGGCTTTCCATTACGCAGGATGAAACATTTTTAAAAACCTTTGGCGCCCTAAATTCGGAGGGTGCCTTAAAGCGTCCGCCAAAAGGCTTTTCAGAGGACCACCCTCTGATTGACGATTTGAAGAAAAAATCCTTTTTCGCCATGCATCGTGCGCCAGCCGCCAATTTACAAAAGGCATCCCTTGTGGATGATGTGATTGAAACCTATGAAAAAGCGGTTCCCCTGATGCGGTTTTTAACCAACGCCGTTGGTTTACCCTTTTAGGTTTTCGTCTTTTTTGTCGCCTGACCATCCTGTGCATAACTAAAATTTCGCCCTGTTTAAATCTACTTACGAGTTATTAATAATTTTCCTCTAAGTTGAGGATCAGGACATTAATTGCGTAAGGAGTGGTATCATGATGAATGTTGTTGAATTTCAGCCAGAGTCTGCTGTCGATCTATACAGCACGGCCCATTACATGATCATGCACCAAGGAGAAAACGCTGTTGAGCTTCTGGACGACGAGGCAAACAGCCTTCGTCAGCTAGGCGCAGAAGACGAGCTAAACGCTTGCCTGCATCTGCTGCGCGTTGTCAAAGAACTGATCCAGATGGAATATAAAGGTC
This region of Sneathiella aquimaris genomic DNA includes:
- a CDS encoding DUF2461 domain-containing protein; this encodes MSQNFSGFSEDFQVFFKELKENNNRDWFAANKKRYQDIVQYPISDFVADLGPKLEEIAPCYVADPRPNRGSMFRIYRDIRFSKDQRPYKDHAACQFRHQAGKNAHAPGFYIHLADDGVHYGGGIWMPPSPKLALIRQAIDENQDKWLSITQDETFLKTFGALNSEGALKRPPKGFSEDHPLIDDLKKKSFFAMHRAPAANLQKASLVDDVIETYEKAVPLMRFLTNAVGLPF